The DNA region AACAAGTCTTCATTTATCCCAAATTATTTAATAGGTTCAGCCATTAACCTATTCAATTTCATTCTTATTATTTAATACTCATTTGAAGTTATTAATGATGCTATATTAATTACCCAACATCGTCGACTTCTCCAACAAAACCCTAGGTTCAAGAATATTTAATTCAAGAACTAGTATTATTTCTTAGCCAAATAGTAATTTCCCCTTCAATTTGttcatcaattaagttatcaagtctaTTGGAATCGTCAGAAACTAAAAATAATTCCATGGTCGAAGAGTTTCTCCTCTTCTCTAGGATTTAATTCCCAAACTCCCAAGTCAACTCTTTTTCTTTCTAAACCCAACATTTCAGCACTTATTAATAAAAAAGCTGATGGGTGCGTAGCAACACAAGGGTGGAAGGGGGGTAGTATTTTTAGCTATGCAGGCTGCTATGCTGCTTCGGCACCCTTTTGTAAAGTGCTCATAACGTTTCGCAGGAATATTCAAATGATGAATAGCTTAAAGCATTAGAAATTATACACATAGAGCTTTCATATGATAGGCCATTCACCACATAACTCTTCATATCTTGAAAGTTTTGAAATCAGATATTGTGCAaactcatttgaaactttagccATCATATTGTTCCCAACTTGACTTAGTTTTAGGGATCTTCTTAGTTTATAAACTGTTTCTAATACATCTCTTACACATATTACCATGTTCAACTAATATCATTTATATCATTAGCCCTTATTCATacaccacaacaacaacaactcagtataatcctactagtgaggtctggagagggtagtttgtacgcagaccttacctctaccctagGATAAAGAgcctgtttctgatagaccctcgactcgCTCCCTCCAAAAAACCCCTCATTCATACACAAATGAATATAATAGTACATGTTGTTCTTCTTAACGGTTTTTAAATACTTAGAAATTTCTCGGGTGTTACAAAAACAAAGATAAATTTTAATATCTGGGAATCCACTTCCACCATATAATGAACATAAGCCAGATTAAAGTATTAATCTTATTCAATTTTTTATTCATAGTGGGATCCCCTGTCCCAGTTCATACTTAAAATAAGGAACTTAGAAACAGAAAATTCTGTGCATAtagaattataaaaaatagtgCCTTTTTTGCTTCAtttcttgttttatttaattAAGGGGGTTGGTTATTTTGAGGACCGATCATCATATGCCAACTTGGCTGGTTTAGGATATGAGAAAATCTACTCCACCAGTAAACTTTCAGATTTTGATACGATGTGGTCCTCACAAATCTAATACTATACAATATACAAATAATACAATATACAACaccaaaatttcattttcttattcttctttttttggtgATTTATTGATTATTGAAAGGGACTAACGCGCAAGGGTAAACCTTGTGTTTACGCCATTATTTGGACGTTGACTAGAATAGCCTTTCTTAATTTTCTGTCCACAAAAAAGTGTAGACtgaagataataataaaatagtCTTCTCGATCATAATTATTTTCTCCAAGTAAAAGGGCAGAAACGTCGTGAAAAGTCCATTGATTTTATCCGTCAATACTGCACAACGTCGTGAAGAGTCCATTAATGATTGAATCATATCGAGTCATAGTTTtgtatttatttgtttaatataaatatttgatGTGAATAAGTTGAGTCTATATCAGAGTCTTAGTTACTTATTTGGTGGTAAGACACAATaacttacaaaaaaatataagagGTGCAAGTTCGTAAAAAGGTCGAATCATATTGGGTCTACAATAGacaatttatttgatatttttgcgTCAAAGACTATTCTACAGTGATCTTAAAACCCATATTAAGATACATTAATTATTTGCCATTAACAAGTTACTAGAATTCTTCTAGGCTGAATACATCTCCACCCCTTAAACttgtcattttttttcatttgaacACTTGAACTAAAAGGTATTCTTATTGGACACTTCAACTTAAATTATATTGTGTAATTAAACACATATTGCTGATATGACATAGCATGTGTAATACACAACCCtaagttttttttaatatattttttttcttttgtctccTTCAACCTTAATTTGCCACCACCATCTCCATCAccttcaaaaaaattattttttccttaaattgttttagcttttcttcttctttttttttgttccaCGGTTACTTCTCCTCTTCATCATATAAAATTTGTCTCACTCCCTTTTATCAAAATTGCATTAGATAAAGCTAATTAACTTCATACATGAAAACGAAAAAACTTAGGCACCTTACAAATTGTTCTGTCCTTCTAATTAACTCAAAAACCATCCATTACTGCCTGTACATCTTGTTTTTAAATTTGTGACGCTGCCGTTACGCCCACCGTCATTGCCGACACCATCTCCTCACTTCTCCCTAAAAACACCAGCATCTGCCTTCTTCTTTCTTCCTCATATATATAAAACCCGTTTCTTTCATATAACCTACTTCTATAGCCATTGACACACCTATTCATGAATCCTTTGAAGCTTTTATTGGGTATGGCATGAGTAAAAGTTGAACAAGTTTGATCCCATGAATCAACAAGATTCATATATCTCATTTTACCGAAATTTTATGGCAtaaaatttttagaaattaaGCTTAAAATAACAAtgtaaaatatataaaagaatctGAAATAGAGTATATTGGAGTGATGAAGTTGGACTGCAACGGGGTAGTTGTTTAATCAAAAAATGGAGTGGTTTGTTTATTTGTCATTTTCTCATTTGTAACACAGCCATGTCGGCAGCATCTGAACCTCACGCATGAAGTATTTTGGGTTGCTGCAAAAACTGTGTTTAATTGACACAATATGATTTAAGTTCAAGTACCCAACAGGTACATCTTTTAGTTCAAGCGTCTAAATGAAAATAATGGGCAAGTTTAAGGGGCTACATATGTATTCAGCCATTCTTCTTAGGGCCAGCTTCTTGTTAACTGTACACCAAATTTGAGCTCCAGCTTCTTGATAAATGACTAATTTGATAAACGTATTTGTTGAAAATTTGAGTGCTAACTCATCAGTAAAACTATTACAGTATCTTTTttcgttccttttttttttttttttgttggagaAATTATTATTCTCCTAAAACAATTGGTAGATACATTCTACAGACAAATAAAAATCAAAGTTCAAACCAGGTAAAAGGTGTTGCTTAATCCTTATTCCTTACTGAAATTAGAGCTAATCTCTCAAAAACTGCAAATACGAAAGGGAAACTACCAAATAAAGCACAAAAATGgaacaaaataagaataatatTTACATAATCATGATCCTCCTtaattaataacaacaacatgaaaagaagagcaactcttttttcattttttgagtcGACAAATTCCACATAAATATTACTACTCCTAAAAAGATGGAACAACGCCATAAGACGCATCGGCGGCGAGAAGGGAGTCGACTTCAATCTCAGTACGCTTAGCGAATCTGCCTTTGATTCTGGGTCGGGTCTCTGCGTAAGCCTTTCTAGAAGCATACCGAATAGTCTTCTCGAACTTTCTGTTCTTCCTTTTCTCTCTGTACCTCAATACCCTTGCTTCTCTGTCTAAACCAGAGACTGGGTTCGGTACGCCGGCGTCGGCCGATGAGTTCATCACTAAGGTGTTTGATACATCCGCCATTGCACTGTGCTCCGGCACAACTCCCACGTCCATAGATGATGAAGAAACCTGCATTATTTACCCATCCATATTATGAGATCATATACTTAACACAGATAAAGTTGTCTCGAAAGAATTACAATCAGAAGAAAATGAAGAGAGAAGAGGACATACACTTTGGCTAATGGACTGAGAGTTGAAGTTGTACAAGTATGGTTTAGATCCAATGAAGTCCATTTCGTACGTTGGAAATCCATCAACAACTGGACCTTGCAAATGGTTATTCTCATTCTTTTTCTGCACTGGCACCACTCCGTCCGAGCTGTACTGCTGATGCAGCTGAAGAATATTGTGTGGTTTTTGATCACACGACATAATATCCATATCCAAATACGAATCCATATCATTAAACAAATAATCAGCAGATTTATACTGATTATCAGTCCCTTCTTTCGGCGTCGGAAGTATCCACGACGCCGCCTCCGCCTCTTCCTCCGGTTGAGGATTATTCTCATGACTATCAAAGTACTTCTCTTCATCATTAACGCCGTGAGATTTTGCGACGGCGGAGTCGTAGAAGGGAACAACCGGGAAACGCTCGTGACGACGCGCTAATGGATTCGCAGAGTGGATATCGCGGTCGCACGTGACGCAGAGAGCGGCGGCGTCCGCCTTGCACGTGACGCTCGCCGGCGCCTGCTCGCACACCTCGCAAACCCAGACCCGCGCGTGACGCGACGCTAGCTTGTTCGCCGCGTGGATTTTGCAGTCGCATGCTAAGCATAAAAAAGCTGAATCTGCCCGGCAGAACACCGTCGCCGACGTCGTTTTGCACGAGTCACAAAGCTTCACCGTCAAACTCCAATTCTCCGAACCCATTATTACTTCTCTTGCTCTTTTTTTTCTGTAGTCAGAaacttttttttcgaaattattTTTTGCTTACTAAAACTGACTAATTACAACTGAGTAACTGTCGTAACTCTCCTATTCGCTTTATTTATTCAAACGAGAAGTGATCTGAAGGAGGGGGGATATCTAGAAAGCGACGAATCAGATAGCGACACGTGGTATGGTCTTAGCCAAATAAAATTAGAACTTAATTACTGTTGAAAAATACAAAGTTGTCGTTTGTGAAAGTATGAGTTGTCGTTTGGGGTAAAAGGTGTGGTCCACAAGGGGAAGAGCCGTGTTCGGATTGACGGTAGGTGGATAGTGGGATTTAAGGACATGTTTGGCTTTTTGTTAGTCTGTATCAAAAGGAGGAGAATGTGGGACCCATTTATCGTGACAGAGGTCCCACCTCTAAAAATGGGTTCGTGACTAATTTGTACACTCTGGCTAAGGATAAGGAGTATAGGGAAGTTGGCTTTTGAAGCTTTTGAAGAGTCACTCATAAATTTAGGAATATTTAGCTCCCATTTGGAtcatatgttttttttatattaaaaagtgATCAATTGTTAAGATAAATTTTTCAAGTTTTATTCAGACTAATTTTTCAAGATTTTTACTCGAGTAAAATTCATATTCAAACATAATTTTAACTTTCAAAAGTCATTTTTCATCTTATTTCGAAAATCTTTTTGTCAAGTTACAATCAAATATATATTCCAATACTAGCTTAATAAGTATACTTTCTAACTATCTCTTCACACAAGAGTGatttgctctagtggtaagcactctccacttccaaccaagaggttgtgagttcgagtcggaTGGGGAGTTTTtagagggagggagccgagggtctatcggaaacaggcTTTCTACCCCACGGTAGTGGTACTGTCTGACACACTACCttctccagaccccactagtaaAATTATATTAGTTTGTTGTTGTAATCTCTTTATCGAACCTTGAATACGAAGTTACATTTGTTATGAACGTTATATTACCTTAATAATGTAAAGTTTTCGGcataaattcgactttagtcagATTCTAATCACCGAGCAAAACCAAAAAACAATACTAGTACTTTCTAAGTAGGAAGAATTTCAAATGAATGGTTATTATCGTCGTTGACTTGATTAGATTCTAATAACTTTAAACAAAATCTATTACAAGAATGACATGCTTGTGATCCAAATCTTATGCCAACGTAAGGCTATGATAAATGACTCAGGATttatccactttcttttgctgaACAATCAAAATTCTCAAAGAAACCAACATTCATTCATTCGTAGGGAAAATTATTTAAcaaattttatgtatattttcacTCATTCAAGAGTAAAAACTCTCACAACAAAATTTCTAACCAGCAACCAATTGCTAGATTGGAAAGGAATAAAAAGAGCATAATTTTTGTCCCTTAGGTTTCTTTTCATTATTATTCATTTATACCTTGAAGGCataataaatatatgaaaaaagAGCATAATTTATTGAAGgctaataaaattaattttaattttaaaattttaagattAAGGCAACACTTGTTCAATGTTTTAAAACGTATTAACAAATAATTATTAAGTAGGTCACAGTGAACGGCGTAAAAACTTGTTCGCAACAGGTGTTTACCCCAAACCAACAAAATGTGAGACATATATCTtgcttaaatacttttaaacACTTAACTATGATCAAGTAATATACATTTTCACTTTGATTTGTTAATTCTTAAAGTTAATTATCTAGTTAGGTGTAAACACATGAAGTGTACTTTTTAAGTATGATTATTTAGTAATCGACTTCTAATATATATTGTAGTAAATAcaagaattttattaaatatttgacGCAACTGTTTTATAAAATACTTCTAGTATCTAATTTGTAAAATTAAGTTCAAattttaccttttgtttatagcaaacatgtttttcaaaaatattttaagttTTATCAAACACATTGTATAAGGAATcttcaacaaaatccgaaatagaCCAGCTTCGTGTTTCCCCGCCGTGTCCGGGACCCTTAAAACCCATGCCACTGCAGAGTGTTTATTGGTTTGCGACTATATTTAGTGGGCGTTTAGACATAACAATTGTAAAATtcggaaaaaagtgaaaaaagtgaaaaaacaaaaataaaaatcaagtaaaaatGGTACTATTTGAAATTAAAGTTGTATTTGGATATCAAtaaaattttgggttgtttttaaatttttgtaatttgaagtgaaaattttaaaaaacagcTTTTTAgagtttcaaatttttaaaaaatttcagaattcatcttcaaatgaaaagttaaaaattttatggccaaaaattgatttcgaaaaaaataatcaaacatgcccataatttgttttatttttcacttGATATTCTATATTTGTAATAAGAATCTAATTAATTTGTATGTGTGCCATGTGATCTATTAAAGCAGAAACTATtccttattaaaaaaaaatcttcatttCTAAGATTGAATAAAAAGGATAGAGGGTCTTATCAATACTATTGTAACTATTTTAAATAACAACTTCATTTTCCAATCAACAAATACTTCACGTGGGACGGTGAGAGCAACGACAAAATTGTCACATTGCCCATTGATATACCTTTCATATCCACGAAAGATGTCAGCAATAGTTTTTGATTAAAGTTGGGTGATATCATTATAAAGTCATATTTGTATAGAATAACTTTAATCGTGATGAGAAGGTTATGTACTCTATCTCTAAATGAATGTTAATACGGAGGAAGATATAATATACTACTACGATGTAACTTACACGTGATTTAATGTTTAAACTCACTCATTGTTTCTTACGTAATATTCTTAGAGGTCATTTCGTATATGAGATAAGAATAGTAATTCCATATAAAGTTTGGAATTAACTTTAGCATGTTTTTATTTTGGGGATGTTAGCTAATTTTGAAATAAGTTTTACGTTAAAATAATAGAATTAGTTATCTCATATAGAATGTGGGACAATTAATCTCATGACCATTGTACCAAACGGCCTCTTAATTCTTATCTTTGCCACATATCAATCGGTTGTCATTTACTTTCATTATCTCGGTCGTCTTTACTTTGTTGTATAGTCATGATTTATGTTCTATTTTAGAAGCCGAATATATATAGAGTGATTAAATCACAACTACTATATTTAAAAGTAGCTAGTAAATAGTAAGTGagacaataataaaaagaacaccagaaattaacgaggttcggcaaaatttgatttttgcctAGTTCTCCGACACAATCAACTCAaactttatttcactccaaaaatacaagtgaaatactacaaaagagaaagaagattcaaatgTCTTAGGAGATAAGAAGACAAGTGAGAGATGTTTACAAATGAACAAAACACTTGCTATTTATAGAAGGAAAATGAccttaataatgtcatgcatgacatcacATTATGTGTGATCATACAATGTAAATGCATATACCAATTTCTTCCTAAAAGGAGGTTTTAAATGCTCACACTAGTTCACAGTAATCttgtcaaattcaacaaatctccaccttggcaagatTTCActttttaaattttctctcaatgataaattttgattgtgtcttcaacttcaatcttcaaagttcaacaatgttgatcaagttcaaacaatgttgaaacttgatcgtaGTCACTACTTTTGTTAGCATATCGGCAGGGTTGTCTATAGTCCAAATTTTCTGCACCATGACTCCACCTTTTTCTATAATATCTCGTATAAAGTGATATCGAACATCAATGtgtttcgtccttgcatgataaacttggttctttgctaattggatagcactctgactatcacaaaATAATGTGATGCTTTCTTGACCAATACCAAACTCTCTAAGAaacccttgaagccaaattgcctcatTTACAGCCTCTGTAATTGCCATGTACTCTACCTCAGTAATAGACAAAGCAAccgttgactgcaaagtagacttctaACTAACTGGTGTATTTGCAAAAGTGaaaacataaccagtagttgatctacgCTTGTCCAAATCACCCGCATAATCCGAATCACAATATCCAACAAGATACTAACTATCTtcttgctcaaaaatcaatccaacatctacagtattataaATATACcatagaatccatttcacagcttgccaatgctcctttcctggatcatGCATATACTTGTTTACAACTCCGATAGCATATGAAATATCAggtcttgtgcaaaccattgcatacatcaggCCACCAATGACATTCGCATATGACActcttgacatatactctcgttcagcttcattcTTCGATGACATAGCAACACTAAGCTTAAAGTGAGGAGCAAGAGAAGAGCTAACCGACTTCGTGTTCTCATTCATGCCAAATCGATCGATTACTCTCCTCAAGTATTCTCTCTGGGATAGATAGAGTTTCTTTGAATGTCTATCTTTTTTATCtacatgccaagaattttcttcgcctcacccaaatccttcatctcaaactccttTCTCAATTGAATTTTCAACTTCTCAATTTCCTCATGActtttggaagctatcaacatatcatcaacgtatagGAGAACATATATGAAGGATCCGTCttcaagcttgcgcaaatacacacaatgaacGTATTTGCTTCTTTTGTACTTCTGCCGCAatataaacttgtcaaatcgtttgtaccattgcctaaaaaattatttcaatccgtacaatgatttttcaagtttgcacaccatattttcctttccaacaactttgaatccttctggctgagtcacaTAGATTTTCTCTTCCAGGTCTCTATGGgaaaatgcagtttttacatctaACTGAACTAGTTCTAAATTCAACTGTGCTACTAAAGCCAACAAAACTCTAATGGATGAGTGTTTCACGACTGGAGAAAACACCTCaatgtaatcaattccctccttttgagcgtaccctttggccaccaatcttgctttgtagcgaacatcttcttagttagaaaatccttctttctttgcaaatacccatttgcatcCAATTGCTTTCTtgcccttcgggagattggccaatttccatATGCGATTCTGATGAAGGGGctgcatttcttcattcatggcaatcctccacttatcttcttctgaactttggactgtgtctttataagtggtaggaacaccatcagcGACAATTGAGGCTGCACAAGCCACTGTCTCTACGAGACGAACATGtttcattattgttatttttggcttgctgattgctattgattcaagttgttgttggggttcctgagttggaatctcccctTCCACTGACACTTCTTCCACGAAAAATCTTGTATTATTTCCTCGTTTtctccctatgttggaaaaattaattttccctcaaactccacctgctttgaaGCACCAtcagtttgtttgacatcttcaactgtcaccttatctattatggtagattcatcaaaggtaacatcttcgctgaatataatttttttttgtctcTGGACACTATAAGTGGTATCCTTTGACTTCAGAAGTAATTCCCAAAAATATAGCTTTCTTTACtctcggatccaattttgactctttcatATGATAGTATGCAACTGAGCCAAATACATGCAAAAAATTATAATCTTCAGCAGGTTTTTCATACcattttcaaatggtgtcttgctaCCAATAGCGgtagatggtagacgattaatgaggtggcatgcatatgttattgcctcagcccaaaattctttgcccaagacAGTATTGGACAACATACATCGAACCTTCTCCAGCaaagtccggttcatacgttctgccactttattctgttgtggtgtatttcTAACGGTGAAATGTCTCAAAATGCCATCATATTCATAAATCTTATTGTaaagatcatttttgtattctccaccgTTATCTGTGCGAAGACACTTTATCTTTCTGCCTGTTTGAGTCTCGATTATCGCCTtcaatttgagaaaaatttcgAGTACCTCATCTTTAGTTTTCAtagtatacacccacactctccggaaaaagtcatcaataaaggttacaaaatagtgtttcccatccaatgaaggtgttttggaagcacCCCAAACATTAGAGTGAACATATTCCAAAATACCTTTAGTATTATAGATAGCTgttccaaatttaacccttgtctatttttccttgacacaatgctcacaaaactccaattGCATGtgtttactccttttaacaatccttgatctgataaaaTTTTCAAGGATTTTTCTCCAGCATGTTCCAAGCACATGTGTtgtagcttggttgcttctgcctccttgtcatcactggatgtcattgttgttgtcccaataactgtactactaTGATAGTGGTACATGTTATTATTTCTCCAAAttcccttcattaccactagtgtaTCGGAGCATATTCTCATTACCCCATTTTCTGCCATAACTTTGAACCCCTTTGACTCTAGGGCTCCtacaaaaatgagatttttctttaatttcgaTACTTAGCGAACATCTGTTAATATTCTGATCAATCCATCATAATTCCTTAATCGGATTGAACCAATACCATATGCGATAAGAGGATTATTATTTGCGGTGTGAATAACTCCACATTCTCCTTTTTGAAAATCAACGAACCAATCCcggttgggacacatatgatagctataAGTTGAATCCATCAGCCATATGACAGATGGTTTGAATGGCTTAGTTGTAACTAGTGAGAAATTAGAGTtgtcacaatcagctacatttgaatccatgacAGCCTTCCCATTGTTAGGTTTGGCCTTATTTTTTAACTTTGGACACTCTTtattccagtgccccttttctcggcAAAAGGCGCATTTATCTTTGTTgtgtctggatcttgacttggatcttcctttcTTCGTTATCATATGATTTTGAGAACGACCTCTCACGACCAGTGCTTATGCTTCTCCACTCTTtagttttctctctttctttgttcatagctatACAAGACAGAACAAATTTATTTAAGAGACACTTCATCATTCCCATGAAGTCGAGTAGTTTCgtggtgctcgtactcatcaggaagtgaacTTAATAACATTAAGGTCATATCTCCATCACTAAAAGTcacatccatattttgcaaatctatCGCCAACTTATTAAAGTTGGTGATATGATCATTCATTGTAGTACCAGAAACATATGTGAAGTGTAACAGTCTTTTTTCATGTAAagtttattttgactatttttcttcaagaatttatccTCTAATGTATTCCACAATTTACTTGTAGAAATTTCTTTTGTATATGGATACTTCTGTTCTCTTGCAAGGTAAGATCGAATGGTACCATAAGTAACGCGGTTGATAATCTTCCAATCTCATTCTCCGATAttttctggtttcttttcttctatGGTaatatctagcccttgttgaaaaagggcATCATGAACCTCAGTTTGCCACATCCcgaaatgtcctgacccgtcaaatatttcaaCTGCAAATTTAGCATTTGACATagttcttgtcataagcgaagatgccaacgacGTATTACTGACACCCGATGTGGACTCTTAATTTTTATTATCTCTCATTTTTGCTACAGATACTATTTATTTGCTGATAGTACAGAATaccaaagtaatttttttttaatgtggaagttcagactatgctgcaaccacagagtatactcagatagaaccttggctctgataccaattattgcGGAAACCGAATATATAGAGAGTGATTaaatcacaactactatatctaaaggtagctaataaatagtaagtgagataataataaaagaacaccagaaattaacgaggttcggcaaaatttaatttttgcctagtcctcggacacaatcaactcaaactttatttcactccaaaaatacaagtgaaatactacaagagagaaagaagattcaaatgACTTAGAAGATAAGAAGGCATGAGCTCCCTACCGAGGAAGAAGTTAGAAATGTTGTATTCTACATTCATCCCAATAGCTCTGCTGGACCAGATGGTTTCAATTGTCACTTCTATCAAACTTCTTGGGAGATCATCAAAGAGGAAGTATGTAACTTTGTGCAGAACTTCTTCACTAGGGCTAATTGGTTCTTATTCAACTACTATACCCACACCAATTTGGTTCTTATTCCCAAAGTTATTGCCCCAACAACCTTGGATCAACTGAGGCCTATTAGCTTGTGCAATGTCTCGAATAAGATAGTTTCTAA from Nicotiana tabacum cultivar K326 chromosome 24, ASM71507v2, whole genome shotgun sequence includes:
- the LOC107786858 gene encoding zinc finger protein CONSTANS-LIKE 3; amino-acid sequence: MGSENWSLTVKLCDSCKTTSATVFCRADSAFLCLACDCKIHAANKLASRHARVWVCEVCEQAPASVTCKADAAALCVTCDRDIHSANPLARRHERFPVVPFYDSAVAKSHGVNDEEKYFDSHENNPQPEEEAEAASWILPTPKEGTDNQYKSADYLFNDMDSYLDMDIMSCDQKPHNILQLHQQYSSDGVVPVQKKNENNHLQGPVVDGFPTYEMDFIGSKPYLYNFNSQSISQSVSSSSMDVGVVPEHSAMADVSNTLVMNSSADAGVPNPVSGLDREARVLRYREKRKNRKFEKTIRYASRKAYAETRPRIKGRFAKRTEIEVDSLLAADASYGVVPSF